GTACAGCTCGCTGACCTCCGGATCCTCCTCCGAGCAGTCGGCCAGCTTCCCCGGCAACCCCCCGCCGTCCATGATGCTCTTCCGTCGGGCCAGGTCCCGCGCCTTTCGGGCCGCATCGCGGGCGCTCGCCGACTGGACGCATTTCTCCAGGATCCTCTTCGCCTCCGCCGGATGCGCCTCGAGATACTCGCCAAGCTCTTCCCCGATGACGGACCCGACGATCCCCGCCACCTCCGTGTTCCCGAGCTTCGTCTTCGTCTGCCCCTCGAACTGCGGGCGTCTCAGCTTGATCGCGAGAACCGCGGTCAAGCCCTCGCGAACATCCTCGCCGCTCAGGATCACATTCTTCAGGATGCCGTTCTTCTGCCCGTAAGCATTGAGGCTTCTCGTGAGCGCCTGCTTCAGTCCAACGAGATGGGTTCCGCCCTCCACCGTGCTGATGTTGTTCGCATAGGTGAAGATCGTCTCCGCGAAGGAGTCCGTGTACTGAAGGGCCGCCTCGACCACGACCTCATCCCGCTCGCGCCTGAACTGCACCGCATCCCTGTGCAGGGGGGTCTTCGACTCGTTCAGGAAGCTCACGAACTCGCGCAGTCCCCCCTCGTAGTGGAAGACCTGCTCCCGGCCGTCGTTCTCGTCGACGAGCAGGAGTTTCACGTCGCAGTTGAGAAAGGCCAGTTCGCGGATCCGGTGCGCGACCGTTTCGTAGTGGAATACCGTCTCCTCGAAGATCTCCTTGTCCGGCTTGAACCGAACCTCCGTCCCCCGGTCCTCGGTCGTTCCGACGACCTCCAGGTCGGTCACCGGCTCCCCTCTCTCGTATCTCTGCCGGTAGATCTGTCCCTTCTGGTGAACCCGCACCTCCAGCCACTCCGAGAGCGCGTTCACCACCGACACCCCGACCCCGTGAAGCCCGCCCGAGACCTTGTAGCTCGAGCCGTCGAACTTCCCGCCGGCGTGCAGCATGGTCATCACGACCTCTACTCCGGGCCGTTTCTGCTCAGGATGGATGTCGATCGGTATGCCCCGTCCGTTGTCAAAGACGGAGCAGCTTCCGTCCTTGTGAAGGACCACTCGGACCGCGTCGCAGAATCCCGCCAGCGCCTCGTCTATGGCGTTGTCCACGACCTCGTAGATCAGGTGGTGCAGCCCCCGCGGCCCAGTCGATCCGATATACATCGCGGGCGTTTGCCTGACGCCCTCGAGCCCCTTCAGAACCCGGATTTTGCTGGCGTCATATGTCGTTGCGCTGTCTGGAATCATCGATCCTCTCGCCCCTCGTCCGGCCGGTTCACGATCCGGATCGACCGGATCCGTGATCCCGGATACATCTCCTTGATTCTCTTGAGGACCCATGGCCTCAGGTACATCAGCTGGCTCGCGTGCGCGCTGCTCGAAGCGCCTATCACGAGCGTCTCTTTCTCGACGCGCAACGGCCGCGCCTCGCGGGCCAGCGTCGCGCCCACGATCTCTTCCCACGCGCCGAAAAGCCGGCGATCCTCGATCTTCTGGAGAAGGCCCCGTTCCTCAAGGAATGTCGAAAGCGCTTCGCCAATGGGGCTCGGTCCGCCGCCACGGCGCCTTCTGCCGGAGAGTCCCGATCCCTTTGCCTCCGCCCCCATCTTCGCCTAGCGCGCCTCACTCCCCTCGCGCTCCTTGCTCGCCGAGCCTGCCTCGTCGTCCGGCAGTCGCAGCGGCATCACCAGACAGAGGAGCCTCCCGGCCTCTCCCCCGGCCGGCCGGAACAGTCCCGCCTGCATCGACGTCTTGAAAGCCATCTCGACTTCCTCCGACTCGACGGTGCGGAGCATGTCGATCAAGTAGGAGGCGTTGTAGCTGATGCGCATCGCCTCTCCGCCGTACTGCGCGGCGATCTCTTCCTCGGCCTCGCCGACATCCTGCGTCTGGACGCTTATGCGCAGCTTCCCGGGCTCCAGTCCCAGCGTCACCCGCTTCGTGAACGCGTCGCTGAAGATCCCGACCCTGCGCACGGCCGCCCGGAACTCCTCGCAGCGAACAACCGCCACGCGGTCGTTCCCCGTCGGAATGACGCGCTCATAGCTCGGATACTCGCCTCCGAGCAACCTGCCCACGAGCTGACTCGGCCCCACATCGAATCTCGCGTACTTCGAATCGGCCACGATGCGGACCACGTCCTCGGCCTCCGGGATCAGCCTCTGAAGAGTCCCGAGCGTGCGCGGGGGAATCAGGATCTTCCAGTCCTGGTGCGTCGCCACCGGAAAACCCGCTCGCGCCAGCCTGTGACCATCGGTTCCCACGAACCGGATCTCCTGCGGCGTCGCCTCGAGAAGAACTCCGCTCAACTCGATTCGCGACTCATCGGTCGCCACGGCATATGCGGTGCTCCGAACGAGCCGCTCGAGCTCGGCCGCTGGGATCTCGACATGCTGCTTGTCTGCTATCTCGGGCAAGACAGGAAAGTCTTCCACGCTGCGCGTCACCAAGCGGAACTTGCCTTGTCCACAGGCGACTTCGAGGGCGCTCCCCTTCAACGTCGCCCGAATCGTGCTCGGGGGCAGCTCCTTCACAATCTCCAGGAACCTCTTTCCTTGTACGGCGACGACGCCGGCCTGCTCGACTGTCGCCCTCATTTCCGTTCGTAGGTATTGGTCCCCGTCCGTTCCTTCGATCCGTACCTGTCCATCCTCAGTAGCTCGAATCAGGATTGATGAGAGCGCTGTCTGGAGGACGCTCCTCGACGGCACGACGGACCCGACAAGCTGCAGGGTTCTTAGAAGCTCGCTCTGGACCACCGAGAAATCCATCTTTCCCCCCGAAGATTGAGGTCAGAGTTCTGGAGGACGATCGTCACGCCTCGCCCGCTGGCGGAAGCCTTCGAACATCAAGCCGGAAGAAGTTCAGAACCGATTGAAGGAGGCCTATCGCCGCCTTCCAAGCCAGTTCTGGCTCTCCATTTGAAATCCCCTATCTTGTGATCTGGTAAGATAGTCCGTCCACGCAACTAGACCATCGTACGAGCTTCATCTAGCAAAGGCAAGGCCGCCATCCGCCCGGCTCCCGTGAGGTCTTCTCTTCTATTCATGTCTATCTCAATTCAGTAGTAGTCATAGGGGTGTTGATAGGAATGACAACGGCCGGAGAGACTACGTAACATAAATAGCGACAATAGGTTAAAAGGACGTTCCACCGTGGGGAGATGTTGTGGGGTCGCCGTTGAGAGAGCGCGTTTTCTCGACATCATTCCTTCGTCCACAAGCAGACCGATGTGGAATTGTGGACACCCTTGGAGACCGAATCCCGACTTCTCGCCGCGGGCCGTAACGCGCAATGCTCTAACTTATTATAGACTACCAAGTTACTTCCGCTGTCCGAT
The DNA window shown above is from Candidatus Eisenbacteria bacterium and carries:
- the dnaN gene encoding DNA polymerase III subunit beta → MDFSVVQSELLRTLQLVGSVVPSRSVLQTALSSILIRATEDGQVRIEGTDGDQYLRTEMRATVEQAGVVAVQGKRFLEIVKELPPSTIRATLKGSALEVACGQGKFRLVTRSVEDFPVLPEIADKQHVEIPAAELERLVRSTAYAVATDESRIELSGVLLEATPQEIRFVGTDGHRLARAGFPVATHQDWKILIPPRTLGTLQRLIPEAEDVVRIVADSKYARFDVGPSQLVGRLLGGEYPSYERVIPTGNDRVAVVRCEEFRAAVRRVGIFSDAFTKRVTLGLEPGKLRISVQTQDVGEAEEEIAAQYGGEAMRISYNASYLIDMLRTVESEEVEMAFKTSMQAGLFRPAGGEAGRLLCLVMPLRLPDDEAGSASKEREGSEAR
- a CDS encoding DUF721 domain-containing protein yields the protein MGAEAKGSGLSGRRRRGGGPSPIGEALSTFLEERGLLQKIEDRRLFGAWEEIVGATLAREARPLRVEKETLVIGASSSAHASQLMYLRPWVLKRIKEMYPGSRIRSIRIVNRPDEGREDR
- the gyrB gene encoding DNA topoisomerase (ATP-hydrolyzing) subunit B, which codes for MIPDSATTYDASKIRVLKGLEGVRQTPAMYIGSTGPRGLHHLIYEVVDNAIDEALAGFCDAVRVVLHKDGSCSVFDNGRGIPIDIHPEQKRPGVEVVMTMLHAGGKFDGSSYKVSGGLHGVGVSVVNALSEWLEVRVHQKGQIYRQRYERGEPVTDLEVVGTTEDRGTEVRFKPDKEIFEETVFHYETVAHRIRELAFLNCDVKLLLVDENDGREQVFHYEGGLREFVSFLNESKTPLHRDAVQFRRERDEVVVEAALQYTDSFAETIFTYANNISTVEGGTHLVGLKQALTRSLNAYGQKNGILKNVILSGEDVREGLTAVLAIKLRRPQFEGQTKTKLGNTEVAGIVGSVIGEELGEYLEAHPAEAKRILEKCVQSASARDAARKARDLARRKSIMDGGGLPGKLADCSEEDPEVSELYIVEGDSAGGSAKQGRDRKFQAILPIKGKILNVEKARLDKALANEEIRAIITAVGTGFGEEEFDLAKLRYHRIIIMTDADVDGSHIRTLLLTFFFRYMKPVVEGGYIHIAQPPLYRAKKGKVERYVYSDEERDRLLEEMGRTGVQLQRYKGLGEMNPEQLWETTMNPKTRTLLKVSVEDAAEAERIFSILMGDQVEPRRKFIEENALFVRNLDI